One genomic window of Arachis stenosperma cultivar V10309 chromosome 10, arast.V10309.gnm1.PFL2, whole genome shotgun sequence includes the following:
- the LOC130958137 gene encoding uncharacterized protein LOC130958137 has translation MLPWILFFLLATVEISTALVAGNSQVITFRSPKLFPEGLAWDPTGQNFLVGSLHHRTISNVSDAGVIETLISDPTLPENVTILGLAVDAHNHRVLAALHAFKPLPPFNALAAYDLHSGNRLFLTVLPTNDNSDEATTANDVAVDFKGNAYVTNSGGNYIWKVNEKGEASILSNSRRFTEQPVDREAWYSSCGLNGIAYVSSGYLLVVQSNTGKMFKVDPEDGTAKLVALNEDLIGADGVVSRSDGVVLVVSPVTGKLWFLKSKDEWGEGVVFDKIDLDLEGFPTSVAVGERDRAYVLYGHVKEGIWGNAERESFEIEEVRSLSEVEGVNVYWMYVIVGVGLAYFLYWRLQMGHFVNTMDKKTN, from the coding sequence ATGCTACCATGGATACTCTTCTTCCTCTTGGCTACCGTCGAGATCTCAACTGCACTCGTCGCCGGAAACAGCCAAGTTATCACTTTCCGATCACCCAAACTCTTCCCTGAAGGCCTTGCATGGGACCCAACGGGGCAGAACTTCCTCGTCGGATCTCTCCACCACCGCACCATCTCCAACGTCTCTGATGCTGGAGTGATTGAAACACTAATCTCCGATCCTACCCTCCCTGAAAACGTCACCATCTTGGGCCTCGCCGTCGATGCCCATAACCACCGTGTCCTCGCCGCTCTCCACGCTTTTAAACCCCTCCCTCCCTTCAACGCCCTCGCCGCCTACGACCTCCACTCCGGCAACCGCCTTTTCCTCACCGTTCTACCCACCAACGACAATTCCGACGAAGCCACCACCGCGAACGACGTTGCCGTGGACTTCAAGGGAAATGCTTACGTCACGAACTCCGGAGGAAACTACATCTGGAAGGTGAACGAGAAAGGGGAAGCTTCGATACTTTCGAACTCCCGCAGGTTCACGGAACAACCCGTGGACCGCGAAGCATGGTATAGTTCCTGCGGCCTGAACGGCATCGCTTACGTCAGCAGCGGGTATCTCCTGGTGGTGCAAAGCAATACTGGTAAGATGTTCAAGGTGGATCCCGAAGATGGCACCGCGAAGCTCGTGGCGCTGAACGAGGACCTAATTGGTGCGGACGGCGTCGTTTCAAGGAGTGACGGCGTCGTTTTGGTGGTGTCCCCGGTGACTGGAAAGCTGTGGTTCCTGAAGAGCAAAGATGAGTGGGGTGAGGGTGTGGTGTTTGACAAAATTGACCTTGACTTGGAAGGATTTCCTACTTCAGTTGCTGTTGGCGAGAGGGACAGGGCTTATGTATTATACGGGCATGTGAAGGAGGGCATTTGGGGAAATGCGGAGAGGGAGAGCTTTGAGATTGAGGAGGTGAGGTCGCTCAGTGAGGTGGAGGGTGTGAACGTGTATTGGATGTATGTGATTGTTGGAGTGGGTTTGGCCTATTTCTTGTATTGGAGACTCCAAATGGGACACTTTGTGAACACCATGGATAAGAAGACCAATTGA
- the LOC130956329 gene encoding zinc finger CCCH domain-containing protein 48-like isoform X2: MDIKAARRTERFGARAITCVYWQAGKCNRNPCSFLHRETPIPPNTGYCNGNSTYSHKCMKKRHSSSNNKSSPKHNSKNVFIRKMGGGSLARDYQKPSQSICRYWVNGNCVRGEHCRDLHSWFYGDGFSTLAKLREHKKVITGIALPAGSDKLYSGSTDGTIRTWDCHTGKCVNVVNLGAEVISMISEGPWIFIGLRNAVKAWNVQASLEFTLDGPKGRALSIIVGSETLFAGDEDGVISAWRGGSESISPFKLVASLNGHTSDVVCLAVGGKMLYSGSMDHSIKVWDMDTLDCKMTLSGHADTVTSLICWDSYLLSSSFDCTVKVWVATEEGSLKVTYTHREENGVLALCGMTDADAKPILFCSCLDNSVRLYELPSFSERGRLFARREVRSLEIGPGGLFFTGDGTGSVTVWKWLDEPKVASS, translated from the exons ATGGATATAAAGGCTGCAAGAAGGACTGAACGTTTTGGTGCAAGAGCGATAACGTGTGTCTACTGGCAAGCTGGGAAATGCAACAGAAACCCGTGCAGTTTTTTGCACAGAGAAACACCAATACCACCAAATACTGGATATTGTAATGGCAATAGTACTTATTCTCATAAGTGCATGAAGAAGCGCCATTCCTCTTCTAATAATAAGTCTTCCCCCAAGCATAACTCGAAGAATGTATTCATAAGAAAGATGGGAGGAGGTAGTCTTGCTAGGGATTATCAGAAGCCATCACAAAGTATTTGTAGATACTGGGTGAATGGCAATTGTGTACGCGGTGAGCACTGTCGCGATTTGCATTCATGGTTTTATGGTGATGGCTTTTCAACATTAGCAAAGCTTCGAGAACACAAGAAG GTTATCACTGGGATTGCACTTCCAGCTGGATCAGATAAATTATATTCTGGAAGCACTGATGGGACAATCCGGACATGGGACTGCCATACTGGAAAATGTGTCAATGTGGTAAATCTTGGAGCAGAGGTTATTTCTATGATCAGCGAGGGTCCATGGATTTTTATTGGTCTGAGGAATGCTGTCAAA GCTTGGAATGTTCAGGCTTCACTAGAGTTTACTTTAGATGGACCAAAGGGGCGAGCTCTTTCCATCATTGTTGGCAGCGAAACCCTTTTTGCTGGGGATGAG GATGGAGTAATTTCTGCATGGAGAGGCGGTTCTGAATCTATATCTCCTTTTAAACTGGTTGCATCACTAAATGGCCACACCAGCGACGTAGTTTGCCTAGCAGTTGGAGGCAAGATGCTATACTCAGGGTCCATGGACCACAGCATTAAG GTTTGGGACATGGATACATTAGATTGTAAAATGACCCTTAGCGGACATGCTGACACAGTAACATCCCTTATTTGTTGGGACTCTTATTTGTTATCAAGTTCGTTTGACTGCACAGTCAAGGTCTGGGTTGCCACTGAAGAGGGATCTTTGAAAGTGACATACACACACAGAGAGGAGAAT gGTGTTCTTGCACTTTGTGGGATGACTGATGCAGATGCCAAGCCAATATTGTTTTGCTCTTGCCTTGACAATTCAGTTCGCCTTTATGAATTGCCATC ATTTTCAGAGAGGGGTCGGTTATTTGCAAGACGAGAAGTGCGATCACTTGAGATAGGTCCTGGTGGTCTCTTCTTTACCGGAGATGGAACTGGTTCAGTGACAGTGTGGAAATGGTTGGATGAGCCCAAGGTGGCATcatcttga
- the LOC130956440 gene encoding uncharacterized protein LOC130956440, which yields MEAGSVGFLHCRLKHRPLLAERMQSNSPKDYLKRYQSKTEDEKKSKKKKEQKQKSQPKPSGLLVVDEDPTWQKPVDLGEENDEKSSDEEKPIVDEDIEVKRMKRLEQLRAISQDGSGWISLSDLQDISPPRGRRHDSPMKDTWHGYEESDLSSPRKRQKDVARGSLAVSDRKTGLISGKDIREEIDKKKKDDLMRFKMMNPSISGRGAEPVYRDKVKGVRISKEENVKSKQKVEEKPKEKEIEWGKGLAQKREAEARMKELETEKDKPFARSRDDPELDNMLKDRLR from the exons ATGGAAGCGGGGTCGGTTGGATTCCTCCATTGCAGATTGAAGCATCGGCCATTGTTGGCTGAAAGAATGCAGTCCAACTCACCGAAGGATTATTTGAAAAGGTATCAAAGTAAGACTGAAGAtgagaagaaaagtaaaaagaagAAGGAGCAGAAGCAGAAAAGTCAGCCAAAACCTAGTGGCTTGTTAGTTGTGGATGAAGATCCCACCTGGCAGAAACCCGTAGATCTCGGGGAAGAAAACGATGAGAAATCGTCTG ATGAGGAGAAACCAATTGTTGATGAAGACATTGAAGTGAAGCGTATGAAGAGGCTTGAGCAGCTGAGGGCTATATCTCAGGATGGAAGTGGTTGGATTTCACTTTCTGATTTGCAAGATATTTCTCCACCCCGTGGTCGTCGTCATGATTCTCCAATGAAAGACACTTGGCATGGATATGAGGAATCAGACCTTTCATCCCCAAGGAAACGGCAGAAGGATGTTGCAAGAGGGAGTTTGGCTGTCAGTGACAGAAAAACAGGTTTGATTTCTGGTAAAGATATCAGAGAAGAGATTGACAAAAAGAAGAAGGATGATTTGATGAG ATTtaaaatgatgaatccttcaATCAGTGGGCGTGGTGCTGAACCAGTATATCGTGATAAAGTAAAAG GAGTACGCATTTCCAAGGAAGAAAACGTGAAGTCAAAACAGAAAGTAGAAGAAAAGCCAAAG GAGAAGGAAATAGAATGGGGCAAGGGCTTGGCTCAGAAGAGGGAAGCTGAGGCTAGGATGAAGGAACTAGAAACTGAGAAGGACAAGCCTTTTGCACGCAGCAG gGACGATCCAGAACTTGACAACATGCTCAAGGATAGATTAAGATGA
- the LOC130955916 gene encoding uncharacterized protein LOC130955916, translating into MTLPILSSNHLHSFISAATTTTILLFILSSVGISTSLAGNSHVITFRSPNLFPEGLAWDSKGQHFLVGSLRHRTISAVSDAGVVETLISDPSLPENVTVLGLAVDSRNNRVLAVLHALKPLPPFNALAAYDLRSGQRLFLSLLSSVDNGESDGSDDAIANDVTVDFKGNAYVTNSAGNFIWKVNDKGEASILSNSRRFTEHPVDREAWYSFCGLNGIAYVSNGYLLVVQSNTGKMFKVDAEDGTARLVLLNDDLIGADAVALRSDGVVLVVSPVAGKLWFLKSNDGWGEAVVFDQIDLDLEGYPTSVVVGEGDRAYVLYGRMKEGVLGNSERESFAIEEVRSPKESKGENVWLYVMVGVGLVFFWGWRFQMRQLVNNMDKKIN; encoded by the coding sequence ATGACTCTCCCAATCCTCTCATCCAatcatcttcactccttcatctCGGCGGCCACCACTACAACAATCCTCTTATTCATTCTCTCCTCTGTCGGGATCTCAACTTCACTTGCCGGAAACAGCCATGTAATCACATTCCGGTCACCCAACCTCTTTCCCGAAGGCCTCGCCTGGGATTCCAAGGGACAGCACTTTCTCGTCGGCTCCCTACGCCATCGCACCATCTCCGCCGTCTCCGACGCCGGCGTAGTGGAAACTCTAATCTCCGATCCTTCTCTCCCAGAAAACGTCACTGTTTTGGGGCTCGCCGTCGATTCACGCAACAACCGCGTCCTCGCCGTACTCCACGCGCTCAAACCCCTCCCTCCCTTCAACGCCCTCGCTGCCTACGACCTCCGCTCCGGCCAACGCCTATTCCTTTCCCTCCTCTCCTCCGTCGACAACGGCGAATCCGATGGCTCCGACGACGCCATCGCAAACGACGTCACGGTGGACTTCAAGGGAAACGCATACGTCACTAACTCCGCAGGAAACTTCATCTGGAAAGTCAACGACAAAGGGGAAGCTTCGATCTTATCTAACTCCCGCAGGTTCACGGAACACCCCGTGGACCGCGAAGCATGGTATAGTTTCTGCGGCCTCAATGGCATCGCTTACGTCAGCAACGGTTACTTATTGGTGGTGCAATCGAATACGGGGAAGATGTTCAAGGTGGATGCTGAAGACGGCACCGCAAGGCTCGTGCTGCTGAACGACGATCTGATTGGCGCTGACGCTGTCGCTTTGAGGAGCGACGGTGTCGTTTTGGTTGTGTCACCTGTGGCTGGGAAGCTGTGGTTTCTGAAGAGCAACGATGGGTGGGGTGAGGCTGTGGTGTTTGACCAAATTGACCTTGACTTGGAAGGGTACCCAACTTCGGTGGTAGTTGGAGAGGGGGATAGGGCGTATGTGTTGTACGGGCGTATGAAGGAGGGTGTTTTGGGGAATTCGGAGAGGGAGAGTTTTGCCATTGAGGAAGTGAGGTCGCCTAAAGAAAGCAAGGGTGAGAATGTTTGGTTGTATGTGATGGTGGGAGTGGGGTTGGTTTTTTTCTGGGGTTGGAGGTTTCAAATGAGGCAGCTTGTCAACAACATGGATAAGAAGATCAATTGA
- the LOC130956329 gene encoding zinc finger CCCH domain-containing protein 48-like isoform X1: MDIKAARRTERFGARAITCVYWQAGKCNRNPCSFLHRETPIPPNTGYCNGNSTYSHKCMKKRHSSSNNKSSPKHNSKNVFIRKMGGGSLARDYQKPSQSICRYWVNGNCVRGEHCRDLHSWFYGDGFSTLAKLREHKKVITGIALPAGSDKLYSGSTDGTIRTWDCHTGKCVNVVNLGAEVISMISEGPWIFIGLRNAVKSDYVVVAIVKAWNVQASLEFTLDGPKGRALSIIVGSETLFAGDEDGVISAWRGGSESISPFKLVASLNGHTSDVVCLAVGGKMLYSGSMDHSIKVWDMDTLDCKMTLSGHADTVTSLICWDSYLLSSSFDCTVKVWVATEEGSLKVTYTHREENGVLALCGMTDADAKPILFCSCLDNSVRLYELPSFSERGRLFARREVRSLEIGPGGLFFTGDGTGSVTVWKWLDEPKVASS; the protein is encoded by the exons ATGGATATAAAGGCTGCAAGAAGGACTGAACGTTTTGGTGCAAGAGCGATAACGTGTGTCTACTGGCAAGCTGGGAAATGCAACAGAAACCCGTGCAGTTTTTTGCACAGAGAAACACCAATACCACCAAATACTGGATATTGTAATGGCAATAGTACTTATTCTCATAAGTGCATGAAGAAGCGCCATTCCTCTTCTAATAATAAGTCTTCCCCCAAGCATAACTCGAAGAATGTATTCATAAGAAAGATGGGAGGAGGTAGTCTTGCTAGGGATTATCAGAAGCCATCACAAAGTATTTGTAGATACTGGGTGAATGGCAATTGTGTACGCGGTGAGCACTGTCGCGATTTGCATTCATGGTTTTATGGTGATGGCTTTTCAACATTAGCAAAGCTTCGAGAACACAAGAAG GTTATCACTGGGATTGCACTTCCAGCTGGATCAGATAAATTATATTCTGGAAGCACTGATGGGACAATCCGGACATGGGACTGCCATACTGGAAAATGTGTCAATGTGGTAAATCTTGGAGCAGAGGTTATTTCTATGATCAGCGAGGGTCCATGGATTTTTATTGGTCTGAGGAATGCTGTCAAA TCTGATTATGTGGTTGTGGCTATTGTGAAGGCTTGGAATGTTCAGGCTTCACTAGAGTTTACTTTAGATGGACCAAAGGGGCGAGCTCTTTCCATCATTGTTGGCAGCGAAACCCTTTTTGCTGGGGATGAG GATGGAGTAATTTCTGCATGGAGAGGCGGTTCTGAATCTATATCTCCTTTTAAACTGGTTGCATCACTAAATGGCCACACCAGCGACGTAGTTTGCCTAGCAGTTGGAGGCAAGATGCTATACTCAGGGTCCATGGACCACAGCATTAAG GTTTGGGACATGGATACATTAGATTGTAAAATGACCCTTAGCGGACATGCTGACACAGTAACATCCCTTATTTGTTGGGACTCTTATTTGTTATCAAGTTCGTTTGACTGCACAGTCAAGGTCTGGGTTGCCACTGAAGAGGGATCTTTGAAAGTGACATACACACACAGAGAGGAGAAT gGTGTTCTTGCACTTTGTGGGATGACTGATGCAGATGCCAAGCCAATATTGTTTTGCTCTTGCCTTGACAATTCAGTTCGCCTTTATGAATTGCCATC ATTTTCAGAGAGGGGTCGGTTATTTGCAAGACGAGAAGTGCGATCACTTGAGATAGGTCCTGGTGGTCTCTTCTTTACCGGAGATGGAACTGGTTCAGTGACAGTGTGGAAATGGTTGGATGAGCCCAAGGTGGCATcatcttga
- the LOC130955080 gene encoding protein RRP6-like 2, giving the protein MNVDRDQSHLTTKVQTLQTLTAGPLSSSIAKLSASSRCIPSDKDFHFYRNFDEFKVPIADIARESRSILEAIGASGSIWGREAATATAGAFPADMDDAYDWLVSVNDDILERFDVLADECRRVRQQQEEAGRPASSAAVMEGSDDGFQLVCGKKKRGGSRLGSLGNVTMDSETSLAASAVKVATKDKKTAGPKPKVPFHIPTIRRPQEEFNILVNNSNMPFEHVWLERSDDGLKFIHPLEKLNVLDFVDKDLGNLVPVKPSSLDSTPFNLVDDVKGLKELAAKLRSVDEFAVDLEHNQYRSFQGLTCLMQISTRSEDFVIDTLKLRIHVGPYLREIFKDPSKRKVMHGADRDIVWLQRDFGIYICNLFDTGQASKVLKLERNSLEYLLHHFCEVTANKEYQNADWRLRPLPNEMQRYAREDTHYLLYIYDLMRIKLFSMPKESESSDTPLVEVYKRSYDVCMQLYEKELLTENSYLHIYGLQGADFNAQQLAIVSGLCEWRDLVARAEDESTGYVLPNKSLLEIAKQMPLTTSKLRRLVKSKHPYIEHNLDTVVSIIRNSLQNAAAFEEAAQQLKQLAASASEVVNVKGGSEDAQQHTQNSKETIQQQGTNVLVKVKPASHPSEPPRDSLTIAEQHKDGNGSRFAITKGNGATVQVLKKPTGAFGALLGNLASKRKLDPDKGKEDTKLEQIKSSVNLPFHSFSGRNEKPNPVVEPPTVASETSDLQKPILEPVSTSSLEEIIMLESGAGEENTEQNDQENSNEHREKNSSASTSGEEDDNNEPSSLSELSSSFQKCFQSNNKQSKTKQPKKLDQPGGLLKLKPFDYEEARKHIKFGEKTNHSSPENDDSHREQDDSGSKKKRSTGQGQGQTSDSAKQLPQGRRRQAFPASGNRSATFRYDS; this is encoded by the exons ATGAACGTCGATCGCGACCAATCTCACCTCACTACGAAGGTCCAGACCCTTCAAACCCTAACCGCTGGCCCTCTTTCCTCCTCGATCGCCAAGCTCTCCGCTTCCTCACGCTGTATTCCTTCCGACAAGGACTTTCACTTCTACCGCAACTTCGACGAATTCAAGGTCCCGATCGCCGATATCGCCAGGGAATCGCGGTCGATTCTTGAAGCCATCGGTGCCTCCGGGAGCATTTGGGGCAGGGAGGCGGCAACAGCGACGGCAGGGGCGTTCCCCGCCGACATGGACGACGCGTACGACTGGCTGGTGAGCGTTAACGACGACATTTTGGAACGGTTTGACGTGTTGGCGGACGAGTGCAGGAGGGTTCGTCAGCAGCAGGAGGAGGCTGGGCGTCCGGCGAGTTCTGCAGCGGTGATGGAGGGTTCTGACGACGGCTTTCAGTTGGTTTGTGGGAAGAAAAAGAGAGGGGGAAGTCGTTTGGGGTCTCTGGGGAATGTGACCATGGATTCAGAGACGAGTTTGGCGGCGTCGGCCGTTAAGGTAGCAACGAAGGACAAGAAGACAGCGGGGCCGAAGCCAAAGGTTCCGTTTCACATACCAACAATTCGGAGGCCTCAGGAAGAGTTTAACATACTGGTTAACAATTCAAACATGCCTTTTGAGCATGTTTGGTTGGAGAGGAGTGATGATGGTCTGAAGTTTATTCATCCACTG GAAAAGCTCAATGTTTTGGACTTTGTTGACAAAGATCTTGGTAATCTTGTGCCAGTGAAACCTTCCTCCCTAGATAGCACCCCCTTCAATCTAGTGGATGACGTCAAAGGTTTGAAGGAGTTGGCTGCTAAGCTGCGTTCTGTTGATGAATTTGCG GTTGATTTGGAGCACAATCAATATCGATCATTCCAAGGGTTGACCTGTCTGATGCAAATCTCAACAAGATCTGAAGATTTTGTTATAGACACTTTGAAACTCCGTATTCATGTTGGACCCTATCTAAGGGAAATCTTCAAGGATCCTTCGAAGAGGAAG gTCATGCATGGTGCTGATCGAGATATTGTGTGGCTCCAACGAGATTTTGGCATTTACATTTGTAATTTATTTGACACTGGCCAG GCTTCAAAGGTGTTAAAATTGGAGAGAAATAGTTTGGAGTATCTTCTGCATCACTTCTGTGAGGTTACTGCAAACAAAGA ATATCAGAATGCAGATTGGAGGTTACGCCCTCTTCCTAATGAGATGCAAAG ATATGCAAGAGAAGATACACACTATCTGCTGTATATCTATGATTTGATGAGGATTAAGCTATTTTCGATGCCTAAGGAGTCTGAAAGTTCTGATACACCTCTGGTAGAG GTGTACAAGCGCAGTTATGATGTCTGCATGCAGCTATATGAGAAAGAACTTTTGACAGAGAACTCCTACCTCCACATATATGG GTTGCAAGGCGCTGATTTTAATGCTCAACAGCTTGCCATTGTTTCA GGCCTTTGTGAATGGCGGGACCTTGTTGCCCGGGCAGAGGATGAGAGTACTGGATATGTATTGCCAAATAAATCTCTTCTTGAAATTG CTAAACAGATGCCTCTCACTACAAGCAAGCTGCGGCGATTGGTAAAGTCAAAGCATCCATACATTGAACACAATCTTGATACTGTTGTTAGCATAATTAGGAATTCCCTTCAAAATGCTGCTGCCTTCGAAGAAGCTGCCCAACAATTGAAACAACTTGCTGCTTCT GCATCAGAAGTTGTAAATGTCAAAGGTGGAAGTGAAGATGCCCAGCAACACACACAAAACTCAAAG GAAACTATCCAGCAACAGGGTACAAACGTTCTTGTAAAAGTCAAGCCCGCAAGCCACCCTTCAGAGCCCCCAAGGGACAGTCTTACTATTGCAGAGCAGCATAAGGATGGAAATGGTAGCAGATTCGCAATCACAAAG GGAAATGGTGCCACTGTTCAAGTGCTAAAAAAGCCTACTGGCGCTTTTGGAGCACTGCTGGGAAATTTAGCTTCAAAGAGGAAGCTTGATCCTGATAAG GGCAAGGAAGATACCAAGCTGGAGCAGATTAAATCTTCAGTTAATCTTCCTTTCCATTCATTTTCGGGCAGAAATGAGAAGCCAAATCCTGTGGTAGAACCTCCTACTGTAGCATCTGAAACATCTGACTTACAGAAACCTATTTTAGAACCAGTTTCCACCTCCAGTCTAGAAGAGATCATAATGCTAGAGTCCGGTGCGGGTGAAGAAAATACAGAGCAGAATGACCAAGAAAATTCTAACGAACACAGGGAGAAAAACTCCAGCGCGTCCACTTCAGGAGAAGAGGACGACAACAATGAGCCATCTTCTCTCTCAGAATTGTCATCAAGCTTTCAAAAGTGCTTTCAGTCAAACAATAAACAGAGTAAAACCAAACAACCCAAGAAACTAGATCAACCCGGTGGCTTGTTGAAGCTGAAGCCGTTTGACTATGAAGAGGCTAGAAAACATATCAAGTTTGGGGAAAAGACAAATCATTCATCTCCGGAGAATGATGATAGCCATAGAGAGCAAGATGACTCAGGTAGCAAGAAGAAACGTTCAACGGGACAGGGACAGGGGCAAACAAGTGATTCGGCAAAACAATTGCCGCAAGGTAGAAGACGCCAGGCATTTCCAGCTTCTGGGAATCGTAGTGCAACTTTCCGCTATGATTCATGA